In one Halosimplex halophilum genomic region, the following are encoded:
- a CDS encoding isopentenyl phosphate kinase: MTTVLKLGGSVVTEKDSPETVDDDALARAAEAVAGFDGDLVLVHGGGSFGHHAAAERGVSADSGTRSAADARAIHDAMGRLNAAVLDALHEAGVEALPVRPLSLASRGADGDLSVPTGSVATMLAEGFTPVLHGDGVVQSGAGVTVTSGDDLVVALAADGGLDVDRVGLCSTVPGVLDAEGAVIERIERFADAADALGGSDATDVTGGMAAKVEKLLALGAPAHVFGPDGLDAFVAGGSPGTVVAGEG, from the coding sequence ATGACCACCGTCCTCAAACTCGGCGGGAGCGTCGTCACGGAGAAGGACTCGCCCGAGACCGTCGACGACGACGCGCTGGCCCGGGCGGCCGAGGCGGTCGCGGGGTTCGACGGCGACCTGGTCCTCGTCCACGGGGGCGGGAGCTTCGGTCACCACGCCGCGGCCGAGCGCGGGGTCAGCGCGGACTCGGGGACCCGGTCGGCGGCGGACGCCCGCGCGATCCACGACGCGATGGGGCGGCTCAACGCCGCCGTCCTCGACGCGCTCCACGAGGCGGGGGTCGAGGCGCTCCCGGTGCGACCGCTGTCGCTCGCCAGCCGCGGCGCCGACGGCGACCTCTCGGTGCCGACGGGGAGCGTCGCGACGATGCTGGCGGAGGGGTTCACGCCGGTACTCCACGGCGACGGGGTCGTCCAGTCGGGGGCCGGTGTCACGGTCACGAGCGGGGACGATCTCGTGGTGGCGCTGGCCGCGGACGGGGGGCTGGACGTGGACCGGGTCGGGCTCTGCTCGACGGTGCCGGGCGTCCTCGACGCCGAGGGCGCGGTGATCGAGCGGATCGAGCGGTTCGCCGACGCCGCCGACGCGCTCGGGGGGAGCGACGCGACGGACGTGACCGGCGGGATGGCCGCGAAGGTGGAGAAACTCCTCGCGCTCGGCGCGCCGGCGCACGTCTTCGGCCCCGACGGGCTGGACGCGTTCGTCGCCGGCGGGTCGCCGGGGACCGTCGTCGCCGGCGAGGGGTGA
- a CDS encoding DUF5518 domain-containing protein, whose amino-acid sequence MKEGNTFVNALVGAVVSAVASSFIPFAPVLGGALAGYFQGGTRSDGLKVGAISGAIASIPLLGIAVLIFSFLGFVSLGSGEALPFAVGGFVVVIIFVFVLVYTVGLSALGGWIGNYVKYDTDIDL is encoded by the coding sequence ATGAAGGAAGGCAACACGTTCGTCAACGCGCTGGTGGGAGCGGTGGTCTCGGCGGTCGCGAGCAGTTTCATCCCGTTCGCGCCGGTACTCGGCGGGGCGCTCGCGGGCTACTTCCAGGGCGGGACCCGCTCGGACGGGCTGAAGGTCGGCGCCATCTCCGGTGCCATCGCGTCGATCCCGCTCCTCGGGATCGCCGTCCTCATCTTCAGTTTCCTCGGGTTCGTCTCGCTCGGGAGCGGCGAGGCGCTACCGTTCGCCGTCGGCGGCTTCGTGGTCGTCATCATCTTCGTCTTCGTCCTCGTCTACACCGTCGGCCTGAGCGCCCTGGGCGGCTGGATCGGCAACTACGTCAAGTACGACACCGACATCGACCTCTGA
- a CDS encoding DUF2306 domain-containing protein produces MTPEELTLWAHIAAGFVALFAGLGAFLTEKGGRRHRRLGRAYVYAMAFVSGSALVLFAFDPTFLRRFLALVAVFSFYFAFSGYRVLGRKRPTDGAAAVDWLAVGLVGAASVPLLAMGGVLALGGDSFAPMALVFGGIGAVFAGTDALKFRRERDRGAWVPEHVTRMGAAYIATVTAFATVNFGFLPTVVRWLGPTVVGTPVLIYLSATYKERFAPA; encoded by the coding sequence ATGACGCCCGAGGAACTGACGCTGTGGGCGCACATCGCGGCGGGGTTCGTGGCGCTGTTCGCGGGGCTGGGCGCGTTCCTCACGGAGAAAGGCGGACGGCGGCACCGCCGGCTGGGTCGGGCGTACGTCTACGCGATGGCGTTCGTCTCCGGGTCGGCGCTGGTCCTGTTCGCCTTCGACCCGACGTTCCTGCGCCGGTTCCTCGCGCTGGTGGCCGTGTTCAGCTTCTACTTCGCGTTCTCGGGCTACCGGGTGCTGGGGCGCAAGCGGCCGACCGACGGGGCGGCGGCGGTCGACTGGCTCGCGGTCGGGCTGGTGGGGGCTGCGAGCGTCCCGCTGCTCGCGATGGGCGGGGTGCTGGCGCTCGGCGGCGACTCGTTCGCGCCGATGGCGCTGGTGTTCGGCGGGATCGGCGCGGTCTTCGCGGGGACGGACGCCCTGAAGTTCCGGCGCGAGCGCGACCGCGGCGCCTGGGTGCCCGAGCACGTCACCCGGATGGGCGCCGCCTACATCGCGACGGTGACCGCGTTCGCGACCGTCAACTTCGGGTTCCTCCCGACCGTCGTGCGGTGGCTGGGGCCGACCGTCGTCGGGACCCCGGTCCTGATCTATCTCTCGGCGACCTACAAGGAGCGGTTCGCGCCGGCGTAG
- a CDS encoding molybdopterin-dependent oxidoreductase — translation MDGQERAAVGWAAAAAVWLVGILAAAPLVGGHPLAVAAQVVIESAPGAVATLAIETLGAAAQPALMAGIAIAAVAGAAGIAAFAEGYGTTRRQDRYLVTGVSILAVVLTAAGFRAAGDGVLWRWTAATALALVPPGLLRALGDPHRPSVGRRRTLRNLGGAVGLAAGGGLVARSLGRPATAGDGPQPGESLDAVAEKRDEGTTTPDSGRTATPSGNGERLESRSTTENVVVSVAETGTDPDFGYDFAGMPPAVGTAADHYVVDKNVSNPSVDAGRWSLSVRGAVEESYELSFSDVVTHPEARDMTVTMACISNSVGGDLISTAEWRAVPVRALLAEAGVPDAAEDVVTRAADGYTEAIPWDAVRDREDIVLAVGIDGETLPKEHGFPARLLIPGRYGMKSTKWVETIEVSAGDHEAYWEARGWVEEAVVNTLSYVRGVQRRGDRVAVGGVAYAGRRGIDRVEVSLDGGDTWADADLEEPPSPHAWRRFRHVAELPDSGPKDVVVRATDGTGERQTREESGAHPGGSTGWHSVTVSL, via the coding sequence ATGGACGGACAGGAGCGCGCCGCCGTCGGCTGGGCCGCGGCGGCGGCCGTGTGGCTGGTCGGGATCCTCGCGGCGGCGCCGCTGGTGGGCGGCCATCCGCTGGCGGTCGCCGCGCAGGTCGTCATCGAGAGCGCGCCCGGCGCGGTGGCGACGCTGGCGATCGAGACGCTCGGCGCGGCCGCACAGCCCGCGCTGATGGCCGGGATCGCGATCGCCGCGGTGGCCGGCGCCGCGGGGATCGCCGCCTTCGCCGAGGGGTACGGGACGACCCGCAGGCAGGACCGCTACCTCGTCACCGGCGTCTCGATACTCGCGGTGGTCCTGACGGCCGCGGGCTTCCGGGCGGCGGGCGACGGCGTCCTCTGGCGGTGGACCGCCGCGACGGCGCTGGCGCTGGTCCCGCCGGGCCTCCTCCGGGCCCTGGGCGACCCCCACCGCCCGAGCGTCGGTCGGCGCCGGACGCTCCGGAACCTCGGCGGCGCGGTCGGGCTGGCGGCCGGCGGCGGGCTGGTCGCCCGGAGCCTCGGCCGGCCGGCGACCGCCGGCGACGGGCCGCAACCGGGAGAATCGCTCGACGCGGTCGCCGAGAAGCGCGACGAGGGGACGACGACGCCCGACTCCGGGCGGACGGCGACGCCCTCCGGGAACGGCGAGCGCCTCGAATCCCGCAGCACCACCGAGAACGTCGTCGTCTCGGTCGCCGAGACCGGCACCGACCCGGACTTCGGCTACGACTTCGCGGGGATGCCCCCGGCGGTCGGGACCGCCGCCGACCACTACGTCGTCGACAAGAACGTCTCCAACCCGAGCGTCGACGCCGGCCGGTGGTCGCTGTCGGTCCGCGGCGCGGTGGAGGAGTCCTACGAGCTGTCGTTCTCGGACGTGGTCACTCACCCCGAGGCCCGCGACATGACGGTCACGATGGCGTGTATCTCCAACTCCGTCGGCGGCGACCTGATCAGCACCGCCGAGTGGCGCGCGGTGCCCGTCCGGGCGCTGCTGGCGGAGGCAGGGGTCCCGGACGCCGCCGAGGACGTGGTGACCCGCGCGGCGGACGGCTACACCGAGGCGATCCCGTGGGACGCCGTGCGCGACCGCGAGGACATCGTGCTCGCGGTGGGGATAGACGGGGAGACCCTGCCCAAGGAGCACGGTTTCCCGGCGCGACTGCTGATCCCCGGGCGCTACGGGATGAAGTCGACGAAGTGGGTCGAGACCATCGAGGTCAGCGCCGGCGACCACGAGGCCTACTGGGAGGCCCGCGGCTGGGTCGAGGAGGCCGTCGTCAACACCCTGTCGTACGTCCGGGGCGTCCAGCGCCGCGGCGACCGCGTCGCGGTGGGCGGGGTGGCCTACGCCGGCCGGCGGGGGATCGACCGCGTCGAGGTGAGCCTCGACGGCGGCGACACGTGGGCCGACGCGGATCTGGAGGAGCCGCCCTCGCCCCACGCCTGGCGGCGCTTCCGCCACGTCGCCGAGCTGCCGGACTCGGGCCCGAAGGACGTGGTCGTCCGCGCGACCGACGGGACGGGCGAGCGCCAGACGCGCGAGGAGAGCGGCGCCCACCCCGGCGGATCGACGGGCTGGCACTCGGTGACCGTCTCGCTGTGA
- a CDS encoding ribonuclease J: MEIEIATIGGYEEVGRQMTAVRAGDDVVIFDMGLNLSKVLIHDNVETERMHSLDLIDMGAIPDDRIMSDLEGDVKAIVPTHGHLDHIGAISKLAHRYDAPIVATPFTIELVKQQIKSEEKFGVQNDLQKMEAGETMQIGDQNELEFVNVTHSIIDAINPVLHTPEGAIVYGLDKRMDHTPVIGDPIDMKRFREIGREGVLCYIEDCTNANKKGRTPSESVARRHLKDVMYSLEDYDGGIVATTFSSHIARVTSLVEFAEDIGRQPVLLGRSMEKYSGTAERLDFVDFPDDLGMYGHRKSVDRTFKRIMNEGKENFLPIVTGHQGEPRAMLTRMGRGETPYEIDDGDKVIFSARVIPEPTNEGQRYQSEKLLGMQGARIYDDIHVSGHLNKEGHYEMLDALQPQNVIPAHQDLSGFSDYVNLAESEGYKLGRDLHVTRNGNMIQLVE; encoded by the coding sequence ATGGAAATCGAAATCGCAACCATCGGCGGCTACGAGGAAGTCGGCCGCCAGATGACGGCAGTTCGCGCAGGCGACGACGTCGTGATCTTCGACATGGGCCTGAACCTCTCGAAGGTCCTCATCCACGACAACGTCGAGACCGAACGGATGCACAGCCTCGACCTGATCGACATGGGCGCGATCCCCGACGACCGGATCATGTCCGACCTCGAGGGCGACGTGAAGGCCATCGTGCCGACCCACGGTCACCTCGACCACATCGGCGCCATCTCCAAGCTGGCCCACCGCTACGACGCGCCCATCGTGGCGACGCCGTTCACGATCGAGCTGGTCAAACAGCAGATCAAGAGCGAGGAGAAGTTCGGCGTCCAGAACGACCTCCAGAAGATGGAGGCCGGCGAGACGATGCAGATCGGCGACCAGAACGAACTGGAGTTCGTCAACGTCACCCACTCCATCATCGACGCGATCAACCCGGTCCTGCACACGCCCGAGGGCGCTATCGTCTACGGCCTCGACAAGCGGATGGACCACACGCCGGTCATCGGCGACCCCATCGACATGAAGCGGTTCCGCGAGATCGGCCGCGAGGGCGTCCTCTGTTACATCGAGGACTGCACCAACGCCAACAAGAAGGGGCGCACGCCCTCCGAGTCCGTCGCGCGCCGGCACCTCAAGGACGTGATGTACTCGCTGGAGGACTACGACGGCGGCATCGTCGCCACGACCTTCTCCAGCCACATCGCGCGGGTCACCTCGCTGGTCGAGTTCGCGGAGGACATCGGCCGTCAGCCGGTCCTGCTGGGCCGCTCGATGGAGAAGTACTCCGGCACCGCCGAGCGACTGGACTTCGTCGACTTCCCGGACGACCTGGGGATGTACGGCCACCGCAAGTCCGTCGACCGGACGTTCAAGCGGATCATGAACGAGGGCAAGGAGAACTTCCTGCCGATCGTGACGGGCCACCAGGGCGAGCCGCGCGCGATGCTCACCCGGATGGGCCGCGGCGAGACGCCCTACGAGATCGACGACGGCGACAAGGTCATCTTCTCGGCGCGGGTCATCCCCGAGCCGACCAACGAGGGCCAGCGCTACCAGTCCGAGAAGCTGCTGGGCATGCAGGGCGCCCGCATCTACGACGACATCCACGTCTCGGGCCACCTGAACAAGGAGGGCCACTACGAGATGCTCGACGCGCTCCAGCCCCAGAACGTCATCCCCGCCCACCAGGACCTCTCGGGCTTCTCCGACTACGTCAACCTGGCCGAGAGCGAGGGGTACAAGCTGGGCCGTGACCTGCACGTCACGCGCAACGGCAACATGATCCAGCTGGTCGAGTAG
- the idsA3 gene encoding geranylfarnesyl diphosphate synthase has product MSRQSQAAVERAIATRRERVNQAIPEELPIDEPERLYEATRYLLDAGGKRLRPTVLLLVAESLADADVDPETADYRSFPAEGGTVDVLKAAVGVEVIQSFTLIHDDIMDDDDLRRGVPSVHREYDLSTAILAGDTLYSKAFQYLVETGAAPERTNAALMELSTTCTQICEGQSLDIDFESREAVATDEYLEMVELKTAVLYAASAAIPAMLVGADDETVDSLHGYGLDVGRAFQIQDDLLDLTTPSEKLGKQRGSDLVEGKQTLITLHAREQGVDVDDLVETDSVEAVDEAEIEAAVDELREAGSIEYARETARDLIASGKDNLRVLPDNDARARLEDIADYLIEREY; this is encoded by the coding sequence ATGAGCCGACAGTCCCAGGCGGCCGTCGAGCGGGCCATCGCGACGCGCCGCGAGCGGGTCAACCAGGCGATCCCGGAGGAGCTGCCGATCGACGAGCCCGAGCGGCTCTACGAGGCGACGCGGTACCTGCTCGACGCCGGCGGCAAGCGACTCCGGCCGACCGTCCTCCTGCTGGTCGCCGAGTCGCTGGCCGACGCCGACGTCGACCCCGAGACCGCCGACTACCGGTCGTTCCCCGCCGAGGGCGGGACCGTCGACGTGCTCAAGGCCGCGGTCGGCGTCGAGGTCATCCAGTCCTTTACCCTCATCCACGACGACATCATGGACGACGACGACCTCCGTCGCGGCGTCCCCTCGGTCCACCGCGAGTACGACCTCTCGACGGCGATCCTCGCCGGGGACACCCTCTACTCGAAGGCCTTCCAGTACCTCGTCGAGACGGGCGCCGCCCCCGAGCGCACCAACGCCGCGCTGATGGAGCTGTCGACCACCTGCACCCAGATCTGCGAGGGGCAGTCGCTGGACATCGACTTCGAGTCCCGCGAGGCCGTCGCCACCGACGAGTACCTCGAGATGGTCGAGCTCAAGACCGCGGTGCTGTACGCCGCCAGTGCGGCCATCCCGGCCATGCTCGTCGGCGCCGACGACGAGACGGTCGACTCGCTGCACGGCTACGGTCTCGACGTGGGTCGGGCCTTCCAGATCCAGGACGACCTGCTGGACCTGACGACGCCCAGCGAGAAGCTGGGCAAACAGCGCGGGTCCGACCTCGTCGAGGGCAAGCAGACGCTGATCACGCTGCACGCCCGCGAGCAGGGCGTCGACGTGGACGACCTGGTCGAGACCGACTCCGTCGAGGCCGTCGACGAGGCCGAGATCGAGGCCGCCGTCGACGAACTGCGCGAGGCCGGCTCCATCGAGTACGCCCGCGAGACCGCCCGGGACCTCATCGCCAGCGGCAAGGACAACCTGCGGGTCCTCCCCGACAACGACGCCCGCGCCCGGCTGGAGGACATCGCCGACTACCTCATCGAGCGCGAGTACTGA
- the rpsB gene encoding 30S ribosomal protein S2 yields MSGNENEGLDASESDVDPEVDEDAAAETETEEPATGAEERVADEAAEDEDAAEEADEGPALDEDVMPDDEADLLIPVEDYLAAGVHIGTQQKTKDMERFIHRVRTDGLYVLDVSMTDQRIRTAADFLANYDPEQILVASSRQYGRFPAEKFADAVGARARTGRFIPGTLTNPDYEGYIEPDVVVVTDPIGDAQAVKEAITVGIPVIAMCDSNNQTSNVDLVVPTNNKGRKALSVVYWLLANETLDRRGAEPSYGLDDFETEI; encoded by the coding sequence ATGAGCGGAAACGAAAACGAAGGTCTCGACGCCAGCGAGTCCGACGTCGACCCCGAGGTCGACGAGGACGCGGCGGCCGAGACAGAGACTGAGGAACCGGCCACTGGGGCCGAGGAGCGGGTCGCCGACGAGGCGGCCGAGGACGAGGACGCGGCCGAGGAGGCCGACGAGGGGCCCGCCCTCGACGAGGACGTCATGCCCGACGACGAGGCTGACCTCCTCATCCCCGTCGAGGACTACCTGGCCGCGGGTGTCCACATCGGTACCCAGCAGAAGACCAAGGACATGGAGCGGTTCATCCACCGCGTCCGGACCGACGGCCTGTACGTGCTCGACGTGAGCATGACGGACCAGCGCATCCGGACCGCGGCGGACTTCCTGGCCAACTACGACCCCGAGCAGATCCTCGTGGCGTCGTCGCGCCAGTACGGCCGCTTCCCCGCCGAGAAGTTCGCCGACGCCGTGGGCGCCCGCGCCCGCACCGGCCGCTTCATCCCCGGGACGCTGACCAACCCCGACTACGAGGGCTACATCGAGCCCGACGTCGTGGTCGTCACCGACCCCATCGGCGACGCCCAGGCCGTCAAGGAGGCCATCACCGTCGGCATCCCCGTCATCGCGATGTGCGACTCCAACAACCAGACCTCCAACGTGGACCTGGTCGTCCCGACGAACAACAAGGGGCGCAAGGCCCTGTCGGTCGTCTACTGGCTGCTGGCCAACGAGACGCTCGACCGCCGCGGCGCCGAACCCAGCTACGGTCTCGACGACTTCGAGACCGAGATTTAA
- a CDS encoding glutamate--tRNA ligase encodes MDDDVRERAEEAAEVDALFNALKHDSDAQVGAIMGPLMGDNPEFREYGDEMAGVVAPVVERVNDMDAAEKRERLEELAPERVEELAAEDEEDDQALPDLPNVEEYDEVRMRLAPNPNGPWHLGSARMPAVIGTYKDIYDGWMLCRFDDTDPETKRPDLDAYDEILDAIDYLGFEPDEVIKASDRLDIYYDHARELIDLGGAYTCSCPGEEFSELKNSAEPCPHRDKDTETVREEFEAMVDGEYDSGELVLRVKTDIEHKNPALRDFVAFRMIDTPHPREEAAEYRCWPMLDFQSGIDDHLTGITHIIRGIDLQDSAKRQAFVYDYFGWEYPEVVHWGHVQIDAYDVPMSTSTIIEKIEAGELTGWDDPRAPTIASLRRRGIRGEAIVDAMVELGTSSSNVDLAMSSIYANNRDMIDEETDRAFFVRSEGPGTEGSVELPVSGGPDEGEPLVHPNHEDRGRRSIPVEGGVVVETADLPAEGDRVWLKGYGPVRYEGDGLVATGDDLDVVRDGDVDVVHWAPADGPRLRLRTMDGDVTGVAEPGVSDYDEGETVQFERVGFARLDDLDSDPAVAYYAHP; translated from the coding sequence ATGGACGACGACGTACGCGAGCGGGCCGAGGAGGCCGCCGAGGTCGACGCGCTGTTCAACGCGCTGAAACACGACAGCGACGCGCAGGTCGGGGCCATCATGGGCCCGCTGATGGGAGACAACCCCGAGTTCCGCGAGTACGGCGACGAGATGGCCGGCGTCGTCGCGCCGGTCGTCGAGCGGGTCAACGACATGGACGCCGCCGAGAAGCGCGAGCGCCTGGAGGAACTCGCGCCCGAGCGCGTCGAGGAACTGGCGGCCGAGGACGAGGAGGACGACCAGGCGCTCCCGGACCTGCCCAACGTCGAGGAGTACGACGAGGTGCGGATGCGGCTGGCCCCGAACCCCAACGGGCCGTGGCACCTCGGGAGCGCGCGGATGCCCGCGGTCATCGGGACGTACAAGGACATCTACGACGGCTGGATGCTCTGCCGGTTCGACGACACCGACCCCGAGACGAAACGTCCGGATCTGGACGCCTACGACGAGATCCTCGACGCCATCGACTACCTCGGGTTCGAACCGGACGAGGTGATCAAGGCCAGCGACCGGCTCGACATCTACTACGACCACGCGCGGGAACTCATCGACCTGGGCGGGGCCTACACCTGTTCGTGTCCGGGCGAGGAGTTCTCGGAGCTGAAGAACTCGGCCGAGCCCTGTCCCCACCGCGACAAGGACACCGAGACAGTTCGCGAGGAGTTCGAGGCGATGGTCGACGGGGAGTACGACAGCGGCGAGCTGGTCCTGCGGGTCAAGACCGACATCGAGCACAAGAACCCCGCGTTACGGGACTTCGTCGCCTTCCGGATGATCGACACGCCCCACCCCCGGGAGGAGGCGGCGGAGTACCGCTGCTGGCCGATGCTGGACTTCCAGAGCGGGATCGACGACCACCTCACGGGGATCACGCACATCATCCGCGGGATCGACCTGCAGGACTCGGCGAAGCGCCAGGCGTTCGTCTACGACTACTTCGGCTGGGAGTACCCCGAGGTCGTCCACTGGGGCCACGTCCAGATCGACGCCTACGACGTGCCGATGAGCACCTCGACCATCATCGAGAAGATCGAGGCCGGCGAGCTCACGGGGTGGGACGACCCGCGAGCGCCCACCATCGCGAGCCTGCGCCGGCGGGGCATCCGCGGCGAGGCCATCGTCGACGCGATGGTGGAACTGGGGACCTCCTCCTCGAACGTCGACCTGGCGATGTCCTCGATCTACGCCAACAACCGGGACATGATCGACGAGGAGACCGACCGTGCCTTCTTCGTCCGCTCCGAGGGCCCCGGCACCGAGGGGAGCGTCGAACTCCCGGTCTCTGGCGGTCCCGACGAGGGCGAACCCCTCGTCCACCCCAACCACGAGGACCGCGGTCGGCGGTCGATCCCCGTCGAGGGGGGCGTGGTGGTCGAGACGGCCGACCTGCCGGCCGAGGGCGACCGCGTCTGGCTCAAGGGGTACGGCCCCGTCCGCTACGAGGGCGACGGGCTCGTCGCCACGGGCGACGACCTCGACGTGGTGCGGGACGGCGACGTGGACGTGGTCCACTGGGCCCCCGCCGACGGCCCGCGCCTGCGGCTCCGGACGATGGACGGGGACGTGACCGGCGTCGCCGAGCCGGGCGTCAGCGACTACGACGAGGGCGAGACGGTCCAGTTCGAACGGGTCGGGTTCGCCCGCCTCGACGACCTCGACAGCGACCCGGCCGTCGCCTACTACGCCCACCCGTGA
- the mvk gene encoding mevalonate kinase, with the protein MVTASAPGKVYLFGEHAVVYGEPAVPCAIDRRARVTVERRTDDHLRVHAEDLSLDGFTVEYGGTTDADPDVDVSQSLVEAATGYVDAAVEQARDAADAPGAGFDITIESEIPLGAGLGSSAAVTAAGIYAAAEELGTELTPAEVADRAYRAELAVQEGNASRADTFCSATGGAVRVEGDDCRSLDAPELPFVVGFDGGAGDTGALVAGVRELKDSYDFAADTVAAIGDLVRNGEQALSAGDLAELGELMDFNHGLLSALGVSSRSLDAMVWAARDAGALGAKLTGAGGGGCVVALDETEETETALRYLPGCEETFRAALDTEGVRLE; encoded by the coding sequence ATGGTTACCGCGAGCGCCCCCGGGAAGGTGTACCTCTTCGGGGAGCACGCAGTCGTGTACGGCGAGCCGGCGGTCCCCTGCGCCATCGACCGCCGGGCGCGGGTGACCGTCGAGCGGCGGACCGACGACCACCTCCGCGTCCACGCCGAGGACCTCAGCCTCGACGGGTTCACCGTCGAGTACGGCGGGACGACCGACGCCGACCCCGACGTGGACGTCTCCCAGTCGCTCGTCGAGGCGGCGACCGGCTACGTCGACGCCGCGGTCGAGCAGGCCCGCGACGCCGCCGACGCGCCCGGGGCCGGCTTCGACATCACCATCGAGAGCGAGATCCCGCTCGGCGCCGGGCTGGGGTCGTCGGCGGCGGTCACCGCCGCGGGCATCTACGCCGCCGCCGAGGAGCTGGGGACGGAGCTGACCCCGGCGGAGGTCGCCGACCGGGCCTACCGGGCCGAACTCGCGGTCCAGGAGGGCAACGCCTCCCGGGCGGACACGTTCTGCTCGGCGACGGGCGGCGCCGTCCGCGTCGAGGGCGACGACTGCCGCTCGCTCGACGCGCCGGAGCTCCCGTTCGTCGTCGGCTTCGACGGCGGGGCGGGCGACACGGGCGCGCTCGTCGCGGGCGTGCGCGAGCTGAAGGACTCCTACGACTTCGCCGCCGACACCGTGGCGGCCATCGGCGACCTGGTTCGCAACGGGGAGCAGGCGCTTTCGGCCGGCGACCTCGCGGAACTCGGGGAGCTGATGGACTTCAACCACGGCCTGCTGTCGGCGCTGGGGGTCTCCTCGCGGTCGCTGGACGCGATGGTGTGGGCGGCCCGCGACGCGGGCGCGCTCGGGGCGAAGCTGACCGGGGCGGGCGGCGGCGGCTGCGTCGTCGCGCTCGACGAGACCGAGGAGACGGAGACGGCGCTGCGGTACCTGCCCGGCTGCGAGGAGACGTTCCGCGCGGCGCTGGACACCGAGGGAGTCCGCCTCGAATGA
- a CDS encoding TetR/AcrR family transcriptional regulator, which produces MSDEGVPAEARAEVALAVRDALAEHGYERLTTAKIAEAYPKSEAGLYYYYDTKDEMIAAFLAFAVGRFGEELDGIEAADPEARLRAACERMFLSPGEEEADLHVAVMELLSHAPHNETLREPLVALQSAKLDVLAETVREGVEAGVFRPVDPEATAAFLLAAGDGSTGIHVALGMDVGDDLHTGWSSYVDGLLAD; this is translated from the coding sequence ATGAGCGACGAGGGAGTGCCGGCCGAGGCGCGGGCGGAGGTCGCGCTCGCGGTGCGGGACGCGCTGGCCGAACACGGCTACGAACGGCTGACGACTGCCAAGATCGCCGAGGCCTATCCCAAGAGCGAAGCCGGGCTGTACTACTACTACGACACGAAAGACGAGATGATCGCGGCGTTCCTGGCGTTCGCGGTCGGCCGGTTCGGCGAGGAACTCGACGGGATCGAGGCCGCCGACCCCGAGGCCCGGCTCCGCGCCGCGTGCGAGCGGATGTTTCTCTCCCCGGGCGAGGAGGAGGCGGACCTGCACGTCGCGGTGATGGAACTGCTCTCGCACGCGCCGCACAACGAGACGCTGCGCGAACCGCTCGTCGCGCTCCAGTCGGCGAAACTGGACGTGCTCGCCGAGACGGTCCGCGAGGGCGTCGAGGCCGGCGTCTTCCGCCCGGTCGACCCCGAGGCCACCGCCGCGTTCCTCCTCGCGGCCGGCGACGGCTCGACCGGAATCCACGTCGCGCTCGGCATGGACGTGGGCGACGACCTCCACACCGGCTGGTCGAGCTACGTCGACGGACTGCTCGCCGACTGA